A window of the Dehalococcoidia bacterium genome harbors these coding sequences:
- a CDS encoding radical SAM protein, whose protein sequence is MRTEVTSNLVGEQIITSRLQLVAWEITRSCNLSCAHCRASAQQGTYQGELTTNECFRLLDQIAAAAKPIIILTGGEPLARPDLIPIARYAAGLGLRVVLGSNGTLVSGDMARSLKDVPIARLGVSLDFPTESLQDKFRGKAGAFREALQGLANARQAGLPIQINATITKLNVAYLNDLVNLAIEVGASAFHPFLLVPTGRGKGLESVELSSEEYEATLNWIYDKQQELGDRIFFKPTDAPHYLRIVKQRERSQPAAACPTPQHSGHHPANSLSRGCLAGTGFCFISHVGRVQGCGYLDVSAGNIKEQTFGEIWENSPLFRELRDLSKIKGKCGACEYKRICGGCRARAYETSGDYLAAEPYCVYQPRACGESANA, encoded by the coding sequence ATGAGGACTGAAGTAACTTCAAACCTTGTTGGAGAGCAAATCATCACCTCGAGGCTGCAACTGGTCGCCTGGGAGATAACCCGCAGCTGCAACCTGTCATGCGCCCACTGCCGGGCGTCAGCGCAACAGGGCACCTATCAGGGAGAACTCACTACCAATGAGTGTTTCCGCCTGTTAGACCAGATAGCGGCGGCCGCTAAACCCATCATTATCTTGACGGGTGGTGAGCCGCTAGCCCGCCCCGACCTTATACCCATCGCCCGCTATGCCGCCGGCCTGGGGCTGCGGGTAGTCCTCGGCTCAAACGGCACGCTCGTCTCAGGGGATATGGCCCGCAGCCTGAAGGACGTACCGATAGCCCGTCTTGGGGTGAGCCTGGACTTTCCTACCGAGTCGTTACAGGACAAGTTTCGCGGAAAGGCGGGGGCTTTCCGCGAGGCTCTGCAGGGCCTCGCCAACGCCCGGCAGGCAGGGTTGCCCATCCAGATTAACGCTACCATTACCAAACTGAATGTTGCTTACCTGAATGATCTGGTAAACCTGGCAATAGAGGTGGGGGCATCCGCTTTTCACCCGTTCTTGCTGGTACCCACCGGCCGGGGCAAGGGATTGGAATCTGTCGAACTCTCCTCCGAGGAGTATGAGGCGACGCTGAACTGGATATATGATAAGCAGCAGGAGCTGGGAGATCGGATCTTCTTCAAGCCCACCGACGCCCCCCACTACCTGCGCATCGTGAAGCAGCGCGAAAGGAGCCAGCCGGCTGCAGCCTGCCCGACGCCGCAACACTCCGGCCACCACCCTGCCAATAGCCTGAGTCGGGGATGCCTGGCGGGCACTGGATTCTGCTTTATCTCCCATGTGGGCAGGGTGCAGGGCTGCGGTTATCTTGATGTCTCTGCCGGAAACATCAAGGAGCAGACCTTTGGCGAAATCTGGGAAAACTCTCCCCTTTTCCGAGAACTCCGGGACCTCTCCAAAATAAAAGGCAAGTGCGGCGCCTGTGAGTACAAGCGCATCTGCGGCGGCTGTCGCGCCCGCGCTTACGAGACCAGCGGGGACTACCTGGCGGCCGAACCCTATTGCGTCTACCAGCCCCGGGCCTGCGGGGAGAGCGCGAATGCGTGA
- a CDS encoding radical SAM protein, with protein sequence MISITRLLCDNVGPGDYLRYEKKEQPRPVVVWNCTRQCNLRCIHCYASAKTSKAPGELDNASAKKLIRDLADFGVPVILFSGGEPLMRVDLFELAQYARELGIRVALSTNGTLITPEAAEQIRQIGFAEVGVSLDGIGANHDRFRGKSGAFQEALGGIRNCVALGLRVSLRLTMTRYNYQEIPAILKLTEDEGINRICFYHLAYAGRGGNLQAQDLTHAESRAVVDTICEQALSMHRRGLPKEILTVGNHADGVYLYLRLRKQDPERASRMLDLLRINGGNNAGVRIGAVDGLGNVHPDQFWQQAIVGNVRERKFGEIWSDPSQPLLAGLRERKKLLEGRCARCQYLDLCNGNLRVRAEAAYGNAWAEDPACYLSDEEIGIIS encoded by the coding sequence GAACAACCACGGCCTGTCGTGGTTTGGAACTGCACCCGTCAATGCAACCTGCGCTGCATCCACTGCTATGCCAGCGCGAAAACCAGCAAAGCTCCAGGAGAGTTAGATAACGCTTCCGCTAAAAAGCTGATCCGGGACCTGGCCGATTTCGGGGTGCCGGTTATCCTCTTTTCAGGCGGAGAGCCGCTCATGCGGGTAGATTTGTTCGAGCTCGCGCAGTATGCCCGGGAACTGGGTATCAGGGTGGCACTTTCTACGAATGGCACTTTGATTACTCCGGAGGCAGCCGAGCAGATAAGGCAAATAGGCTTTGCCGAGGTAGGAGTGAGCCTGGACGGCATAGGCGCCAACCATGACCGTTTCCGGGGCAAGTCCGGAGCCTTTCAGGAGGCACTGGGCGGCATAAGGAACTGCGTAGCCCTGGGCCTCAGGGTATCTTTACGACTTACCATGACCCGCTACAACTATCAGGAAATCCCGGCAATACTCAAGTTAACGGAGGACGAGGGGATAAACCGCATATGTTTCTACCATCTCGCCTACGCAGGGAGGGGCGGCAATCTCCAGGCACAGGACCTCACGCACGCCGAGTCACGGGCTGTTGTGGATACCATCTGCGAGCAGGCGCTGTCCATGCACCGGCGCGGGCTGCCCAAGGAAATCCTGACTGTCGGCAACCATGCCGACGGCGTCTATCTCTATCTGCGCTTGCGCAAGCAGGACCCCGAGCGGGCCAGCCGTATGCTGGATCTGCTTAGGATCAACGGCGGCAACAATGCAGGGGTACGGATTGGGGCGGTAGATGGCCTGGGCAATGTCCACCCCGACCAGTTCTGGCAGCAAGCCATCGTCGGCAACGTGCGCGAGAGAAAGTTCGGCGAAATATGGTCTGATCCCTCTCAGCCATTGCTGGCAGGACTGAGAGAACGCAAAAAACTTTTAGAGGGACGCTGTGCCCGCTGCCAGTATCTTGACCTTTGTAACGGCAACCTGCGCGTGCGAGCGGAGGCGGCTTACGGCAACGCCTGGGCAGAGGATCCTGCCTGCTACCTCAGCGATGAAGAAATCGGAATAATCTCATGA